In Haladaptatus cibarius D43, the sequence TCCGGGTTTCCGATTCGGACGGCAATCGCATTCTCGACACCGGACGAAACGTGTCGGAGGGCATGGCAACGTTTCCGTTTCGTGACGAGGACGACGAAATCGCGTTTCGAGTTCGTTCGAAGCGGTTGTTCGACAGTGCAGGCGATTACGTTCTTCTCGTTGGAGAAGGCGAGGAACCGCTGCTCACCCTCTCAAAAGAACTTAACTTTCGTCGCCATCACTGGACTGTCGCGTTTCCAGACAGCGAAGAAATCGTCGAAGTTACCTCTCGACGCGGACTCATCGGTGCGGTGAACACCGTCTCGCAGATGCTCTCTCCACTTCCGCAGACATTCTCAATCGACGCGCCGAACGGCGAGCACATCGGGGAGGTTGCTGGGCGACTTCATCCGCGAACCGTTTACGACGTTCGCATCGAGCGTACGAGGGCGACTTCGCAAGAGGTTTTGAGCGCGGCTGGCGTAGCTATCGCCGTGTTGGAGAGTGTGTAGGAAAGACAGAGAGCTGTCTCCTCGCGTCGTAAATTAGCGGTGGTTCGGTGTTAAACCCATCATCACAAGGGGCTCAGTGGGGGTAACATTTCGTCATCACCACCAAGCGGTGATAGAGCGCTTGCAGTGAAAAACATCACGCAGTGTGGATCGCTACACGAAAAATACGCAACCCAACACCGTTTATATGTTGTTGCATGAAATCAGATAGTGTCCAAAGAAGAGAAACAGCGGATAAGAGTCTGTATCGACGTTCTCCCCAGCGACGATACAAACGTGTTTCGAATCGGTGTTGCAGACGACATTCTTCGTCTGTTGACCGACGCAAACGATACGGAGTTCACGATTTCCGAACTCGTCAATGCGACAGGGGTGACTCGCTCGACAGTTTGGCGGGCTGTACAACTACTGGACAATCTCGGTGTTGTCCGAATTCGTGAGACGCCACAGCGAAATTACGTTTCCATCGACCCCACACGTCTTCAAAAAGACGACCCAATACTCGCCATCGAGCAACCCGAGTTTCACGACCCTGTTCGAATGTTCATCAAGGAAGTTCAGTCTGCACTCGGTGAGACAGGCGATATCGAGACTGTCGTCGGTATCGTCCTGTTCGGAAGCGTCGCTCGCGGTGAGGCAGACAGACAGAGCGACATTGACCTCTTTGTCGTCGTTGATGGCGACAGAACGAGTGCGAGACGCCACGTGACGGACGTGGTCAGCGACCTGAGCGAACGTCGATTCGGCGGCGACCGGTTCGACTTCGAACCGTACGTCGAATCGACCGAGAGCGCGCGACGAGCAGGCGAGAAGTTGCGAGATATCTTCGAGGAAGGAATTACTGTGTACGGAACCGAACAGCTTCAGTCGATTCGAAAGGGGGTCTTCGCAGATGAGTAGTTCGAGAATCGAAACACTCCTAGACGAGGTACAGGCCTCCTTTGACAGGCGGCCAGACGACATCGAAACCGGACTGACCGTCGAGGATGCCGCTCTCTTGCAGCTTCGGAAGGCATGTCGTTTGCTCGCAGGTGCTGACGCGCTCCGCGACGAAGGCTACTACACACTCGTCATCGAAGCGGCGTTCGCGGCCATCGAGCGAACGGTCGAGTTTCGGTTGTTGGAGCGCGGGACAGCACAGTCCAATTCGCTCCCCGAAACGCATCCCGGTGTCTACCGCGAAGCAGCATCCGCAGGTATCTTCTCCGAATCAGTCGCCGACAACCTCGCCGACCTGTGGCGCGACCACCGAGCGAAGACGTACTATCAGGACGGGGTCGCGGCGGCGAATCGCGCGGAAAAAATGCACGGGCTTGCGTCGGAGATACACCGATTCGTCGTTGGTCGCTCTTCGCAGGGTCATGAGTGTATCTGCGAGTAGATTTTCACAAGTCGCGGCTACTAATAGAAGGTGTCTTCCAGTAGGGGAAACATATCACTTTAGACGACGAACGCTGGCATCGTGTTAGCCTTTCTCTAGAAACGTCACCTCATGTGTTTGCTACACGGAAAGTACGCTTCTGATACTGGAGGTGAACTCCACAATTGTGACTCACTGCACCAGTACCCAAGCCAGTGTCGAACCCGACCTGCTTCCAGCGGCCGGTCGTCCCGAACTTGTTGCAACCGGCCGCCCGGGCATAGACCGCTTCTGATACCGACTACCCAAGGATGTTCTTACGTTCTGATTCGGACAGGCTGACGTCCGGGCCGACGTTCCGGGAGCACTCTTCGCACTCGTAGGATGCCCCGCCCTCATCGAAGGTGTACATCGGGAGTCCGAACAGGAAAAACGCATCCTCCTGATGACGCTCGATTACTGTAGCGGCATCTGCCCCGCAGGATGGACAGTGGTTCTGATCCGGGGCCGGTTCTTGATAGGTGACTTTCGCCCGCCCGAATGACGGATACGCCTCGCTCTTCGTCGTCTGAATGATGTCCTCGTGTGGAATCGTCCGTTCCGTGACCGTGTTTTCCACCCCCGTGTCCGTCGCTACGTTTAGATCGACGTAAGGTGCCACTTCGATAGTGTTATGCGAGCCGGCAAGGTGGAGGTTCACGGTTCCGCGATTCCCTTCGATATCCACGGAGTTCTTCCAACCGGTGACGTACAAGTCTATCTCCCGAGTGAGTTCCTCTATCTCTACGGAACAGCGGCCACCAGCGACACCGACACCTGTAGACGGATCAGAGCTGTGCAGAGACCGCTCCCAACCAGTTACAGTCTCGTCGTACTCCTCACGAGCTGTCGGTGTTCCGGCATCGCTGTCGTCGAAGACGCGTTCTGACCCGACGACCTGTAACTCTCCGCTAACGGCGTTGTGCTCGATGAACACGTCCCCCGCGTCCCGTATCACGACATCGCCGGTGGCACCGTCCGGCATCACGTAGCCGTCTTCGAGCGCGCCAGAGATTTCCGTCTCGATGCCGTCGAGGTCAACTTCTCCGCCGGTTTCCGTATTCGTGAACACGTACTCTGCATTCACGACCTTCAGGTTGCCGTCGATGCTCCCGGAGAGGACGTGAACGTTATCCGCACCATCGATTTCGATTGGCGTCTGTTCGTCACCAGTCAACGTTACGTCGCCTGAATATGATTCGGTACTGCTCATAGTTGCTGTATCGCTCCTTCGACTGTCGAAATACGAAGCATGTCAGCTGTTTTGTAGCGCTGATACTTCAACGCTCAGGAAAACAGTCACGCGAGGGCAGCGACCCCCAGCGTCAGATTTCGCTACGTTTGATCAGGGCGTAGAGGAACAACCCAGCGAGGATCACGTTCAAGTACACGAGTCCAGCCGCAGTGAACCTCGCGCCGATTCCAGTGGGGCCGATGCCGCCGTATCCGATAGTGAGGAACGTGATGTAGCTGAAGTAGATGTTGATCATCAACGTATGCAACCCGTCTGATGTGGCCAACGCTCCAATCGACGAGAGTTGGTCTCCACTGGTGGCGAACGGATCTCCACCAAACGCGAAGACGAACCCTGCGATGAGCGGGAACAGGATGAAGACAGTCGTAATTCGATACAGTCGCAGTCCATACCCACACGACACACCGAGGAACCAGTTTTCTACCCCCCTGAGGAAGTTCTTGAAACGCGTTTTGACTCCCTCCGAAGCGTCAGTAGCGATATCGATGAACTTCTTCCGAGCGAACTGCTGGCGCTTCACTCGGAATTCTCCGGCGGCCTTGATGTTACTCTCCGTAGATGCACTGTTTTTCGCTTTCAGGTACGTCTTCTCGGTCATCTCGGGAGTCAGATCGGCGGCGAACTCGTAGTCGTGGTTCCCCGCATCAAATGTATGGAGGTTCCAGTCGTTCCGGTCTAAATATCCGGTGTGTGCTGCGAAGTCGAACCCTTCGAACGTCGTATCGCAGATGCGGAAGTAATCCAGCAACTCCCGTTCGTCGTCCGGGTTCTCTGCTCGGAGCGTTACCGTCCCGAGTGTAGCTTTCGTAAAGTCAAAACGAATCCATCCGGACTCCGGTTGAATGATCTCTCCGTCGTCAACCTCGGCGTCTGTGAAATTGAAGTACGTGTTCTGCCCGAATGATGATGCCCTCAGCTTGATCGAGTCATTGAATTCGGCGTTGATGAAATCGACGCTCCCCTCAAACTTCGCGTCCATGAAGTTAGCCGACGTAAACACTCCGTCGTGGAAGTCCGCATCATCGAGGAATATCGCCTCGGTGAAGATGGCGTCATCGTGTAGGTAGTTGGTTCCACCGAGGAACTCCCCTCCTCGGAAGATCGCTTTCTGTTTGAACGTTGTGCCCTTGAAGCTCGCATCACCATTGAACAGAACCTCATCGAAGTCCGCAACGCTATCGAAGGTGGCACCATCGAACACCGCGTCGTCATCGAATTGAGTCCGTTCGAAATTGACGTCGTCCTGGAATGCTGTATTACTGAAGTTGGAGTAGTGAAATGTCCCCTGATAGAACGTGACCTCTCCAGCGAATGTGGCATCCTCGAACGTGACGTCGTCGGCGAGAACCGCCGCCCCTCCGTGGAACTCCACACCACGAAATGTCGCGTGTGCATCGAACTGTGCATTCCTGAACGAGGTGTCGTCGTGGAAAGTTACCTCGTCAAAGTCAGCCACTCCGCTGAATGTACAGTCCGTAAGGAGGAACGCACCGTTCACGGTCGCTTTCTCGAATACTGCCGCTCCGTGGAACAGAACGTCCTCGAACGATGTGTATTCGAACGTAGCGTACTCAAACGTCACATCGCCGTGGAATGTCGCCTCGTCGAACGTGGTGTTGTCACCTATCGAGTTCACGCGGCCATAGAACTGTACAGCGAGGAAGCTTGCGTCAGCCTCGAAGACGGCCTCCTCGAAACTCACGTCCTTTCGGAAATCGGCCTCGTCAAAACAGACCTCTCCTTCGAAACGACTGGCAGTGAAATCGCTGTCACCCTCCAACACGAGTGCATCGGAGAAGTCCACCTGCTCGGTAATCGTAGCGTGACTACAGAGGATTCCGTTCTCGAACGTACAGTCGTCGGCAACGATTCCCCCGACCTCACTGTGGCGGAGATCAAACGGTTCCTCAAACCGGGCGTCAGAAGCGGTGATGCCGCCTTCGATTGTGGTGTGTCGGAAGTCAATTGGATGCTGGTCGGCACCCTCAACGTCGATATACTCTAGCGTGATCTCCGGGAGAGTTGCCCCGATGAACACACGCTCCTCGGGCGTGCCAGTCTTCAGAATTGTAGTGATCTCTTTAGAGAGTTCGCTTTCGGAGATCCCTGTCTCACTACGTGCCTCTGGTTCCAGATGGAACTGGCAGTGATGGTGGTCTGCATGCGCTTCGTGGGGACACTCCCACACTCTTTGTACAGTAGTCGATTCGTGTTCCGCTGGGTCAAACGTGTATGAACAGCTCGTTGGCATCGTGTCGTATGGTATTGCTCTATCGTGTAGACGGCGCGTCACTCTGTGACATCGGTATCGCTATCTGTCGTCAGGATTCGTTTCAGCGTTTGTCTGTCACTCTCCAACCGTTCATTGGTCCAATCGCGTTTCACTGCGGAGCGCAAGACCGTGTTCTGGATACGTGTGATATGTCTCGTAGCACACCTCGCTTAGCACGTCAATCGAGGTGTACGCCTCCGGGCCAAACTGATATGCAATATCGTATTCCGCCGGGTCGCTGAAACTAGACAGTGGTTCACTGGCGAACTCGACAGTGATGTCGAGATCGTCTATCGCGTGGGAGAGCGTTTCCGTATAGCCCTTCGTAATCGGTACGACGTTGACCATTCCATGAGGGCTACGCCGGAGATTTTCTCCCGGTTCTGGTTGGGTAGTGTCTGATTGAATCGGATTGCACGTGAGGAATTCATGGAATTGAAGCGCCTCACAGCCGATGTAGTGAGAATCTCCAATTATGGTGAAAGTAAATTCGTGACCGAAGAACTCTCCGACCTCTTGGTGTTTGATTTCATACTCTTCAAGAGACGGTTTTTCGTCCGTGTACGAAAGGTACAGTTTCTCTGTTGTGCTCATTGTGTTAGGCCTCGTTCGTGATGCTCGTGTTCCCGCTATCGATACTCACAGCCCGTGTATCGACGATGATGTCGTAGTTCGGGTGGAAGACCCGGTTCGTTTCTACATTGGTATAGGTGGGTGTCTTCCGCCACTCTCGGTCTTCGTAGTGGTCGCCGTATGTCTGAACGTATGTAGTTCCATTCTGGGGACTAATGATTGGTCGGTTATCATCTGTGGCGAGCACATGGAAGCGCTCACCCAGTTGAGGATCGCCGTCCTGATTGAAGTCGTCCCGAGCCCAGTACGACATCTTGTACTCGAATCCGGCTTCAGAAACCGTGTTCATGTACGCTTTATAATGTTCCCCGTAGGCGTACTTCGAATATCCCCAAGTCACGACAGTTCCGTCGTCGGAGAGATGATTGGTGAGCATCGAATAGAACTCGACGGAGTACAATCCGAGCATCTTCCGACTTTTCGCTCCGGGGAGGTCGAGGAGGATGACGTCGTACTGCTTGTCATTCTCCTGGAGATACGCATAGATGTCCTGTTGATGAACGCTGAGGTTCTCGTACTCGTAGGCATCGTCGTGGTACTGGCTCAGGAACGGATCGTCTTTCGCATACTCCAGAAACTCCCCGTCGATATCGACCTGGTCAACATCCACACGGTGATTTCGGAGGTGCTTGTCAGCGATGTAGTCCCCCCCGCCGACGAGGAGCACGTCGGTTTCCGTGCTGTTTGGATACATCGTCATCGGCACATCGACGAGACCACTGTGATACGAATCAGTCCAGCTGTCGCACACTTGTATCGCAGTATCCAACCGCATGCACGTATCAGAGTCTCCGGCGAACTGCATGTTCTTAGAGTCTCCCGCCCACGATCGTTCGTACTTCACTATCTGCTGGTGTTTCGTCGTCTGCTGGTCGGTGATGTCGGCTTCAACTACGTCGTTGGCCCAGTTCGACTCGATGACGTCCTCCATGTAGTACTCGGTCACCTCATTGTTCACTGTCTGATGATTTACA encodes:
- a CDS encoding pentapeptide repeat-containing protein; amino-acid sequence: MSFEEAVFEADASFLAVQFYGRVNSIGDNTTFDEATFHGDVTFEYATFEYTSFEDVLFHGAAVFEKATVNGAFLLTDCTFSGVADFDEVTFHDDTSFRNAQFDAHATFRGVEFHGGAAVLADDVTFEDATFAGEVTFYQGTFHYSNFSNTAFQDDVNFERTQFDDDAVFDGATFDSVADFDEVLFNGDASFKGTTFKQKAIFRGGEFLGGTNYLHDDAIFTEAIFLDDADFHDGVFTSANFMDAKFEGSVDFINAEFNDSIKLRASSFGQNTYFNFTDAEVDDGEIIQPESGWIRFDFTKATLGTVTLRAENPDDERELLDYFRICDTTFEGFDFAAHTGYLDRNDWNLHTFDAGNHDYEFAADLTPEMTEKTYLKAKNSASTESNIKAAGEFRVKRQQFARKKFIDIATDASEGVKTRFKNFLRGVENWFLGVSCGYGLRLYRITTVFILFPLIAGFVFAFGGDPFATSGDQLSSIGALATSDGLHTLMINIYFSYITFLTIGYGGIGPTGIGARFTAAGLVYLNVILAGLFLYALIKRSEI
- a CDS encoding nucleotidyltransferase domain-containing protein, with amino-acid sequence MSKEEKQRIRVCIDVLPSDDTNVFRIGVADDILRLLTDANDTEFTISELVNATGVTRSTVWRAVQLLDNLGVVRIRETPQRNYVSIDPTRLQKDDPILAIEQPEFHDPVRMFIKEVQSALGETGDIETVVGIVLFGSVARGEADRQSDIDLFVVVDGDRTSARRHVTDVVSDLSERRFGGDRFDFEPYVESTESARRAGEKLRDIFEEGITVYGTEQLQSIRKGVFADE
- a CDS encoding spermidine synthase; protein product: MSRISTSQISKQAILHTAAFAVALCSFAYELVYSELLTVMYGGALTQYGLTIGLFFSSLGIGSYLSKHLDDGRNANFFRTEVYLAFAAPAGLLFIIWINTVEFPAVVPSMALQVAARLPVVLVGILSGFELPLLLSMVKAEHGTDPDPGGWRVKVAEIVNSIAYRVTGLFFHTSKSSDEYDTYSTVLAMDYLGGLGGALIYVYYLYPEFGLISSVFLLALLNCVAALLFALRFSVRPWGIFAEEKRNILTEERVSFLVACLLLTSVFTGVAVNHQTVNNEVTEYYMEDVIESNWANDVVEADITDQQTTKHQQIVKYERSWAGDSKNMQFAGDSDTCMRLDTAIQVCDSWTDSYHSGLVDVPMTMYPNSTETDVLLVGGGDYIADKHLRNHRVDVDQVDIDGEFLEYAKDDPFLSQYHDDAYEYENLSVHQQDIYAYLQENDKQYDVILLDLPGAKSRKMLGLYSVEFYSMLTNHLSDDGTVVTWGYSKYAYGEHYKAYMNTVSEAGFEYKMSYWARDDFNQDGDPQLGERFHVLATDDNRPIISPQNGTTYVQTYGDHYEDREWRKTPTYTNVETNRVFHPNYDIIVDTRAVSIDSGNTSITNEA